Genomic window (Nicotiana sylvestris chromosome 7, ASM39365v2, whole genome shotgun sequence):
GCTCCTCACATCTTCCAGTGTTGGATTATTATCCAGGTGACAATGTTCATCATACTCAACAGTTGTAAGTCGTTTATTTTGTTCTATTGGTGTAATGACAGGCTTGGCACCAGACAATCCCAATTCTTCATAGAAGAATTCCTTTTGCTTGGCACCCAGTTCTAGAGCATACTTCCTTTGGCATAGAAGAATTCCTTTTGCAGACCTGCAAACCTCAATTCCCAGAAAGTATTTCAAGTTTCCTAGGTCTTTAATCTTGAAGGCCTTGTGCAGTGTGATCTTTGCTTCTTGAATCATTGTAGTGTCATTGCCTGTGATTAGAAGGTCATCAACATATACAAGTATAATAACCTACTTTCCATTCTCCTCTTTGATGAACAAGAAGTGATCATGTTTGCTTTGCATAAAACCTGCTACCAATAGAGCCTATGTGAGCTTCAAGTTCCATTGTCTTGATTCTTGCTTAAGTTCATATAGTGATTTAAGCAGTCTGCAGCCCTTAGAATTCCCCTTTTGGCTACTAAAACCAGGTAGCAATTGCATGTAAActtcttcctcaagatcaccTTGAAGAAATGCATTGTAGACATCCATTTGGAAAAGAGGCCATTGATGCATAGCAGCCAATGCAATGATTGATCTCACTGTGACCATTTTGACAACTGGAGAAAAAGTCTCCTAATAGTCTAGACCTTCTTATTGGCTGTAACCGTTGATAACAAGTCTTGCTTTAAATCTCTCAACTTATCCATTGGACCTGTACTTAATTTTGTATACCCATCTACACCTAATGGGCACCTTACCTTTAGGAATATCAACTATCTCCGAAGTATTGTTCAGAACCAAGGCATCCACTTCTACCTTCATGGCTTCAACCCATCTTGGGTCTTTCATGGCTTTTATGTATGATGTAGGTTCTGTCTCTTGTGAGGTAGCAGTCAAGTAAGATTGATAAGTAGCTGACAAGTCACTATAGTTCAGATAGTTGGATATTGGATATGTGCAGGTGGATGATGATGCTCTATTGATTGGACAGACGTAGTCTTACATCCAAGTAGGTGGTTTGGAACCTCTGTTGGATATTCTGAGTTGTATAGCTTGAACTTCCTCAGTGGCTTCATTAGCTGGTGTCTGCACATTATGATCAACCTCAACATTTGATAGTTGTTCATCATGATCTGGATCAACTCCTGTGAAGGTGTTCTCTTGTTGCATCACTTCATAATCATGCTCAATACCTTGATTGGCTGAATCATGTCCTTCTCCTGACACATGTAGTCATTGTTGGTGCCAAGAGTAGCCTTCTTCTTTTGATTTCAGCTCTAAGAACATAGGATCTTGTTGTGTATCATCCTTCTCTAGTTCGAAAGGAAAAATGTCTTCCTTGAATGTGACATCTCTACTAATAAAAAACTTCCTTCTCCTTAAGTCATATAGCTTGTATCCCTTTTGAGATACTGAGTATCCCATGTGAACATCAGTGATAGCTCTAGGAGAAAATTTATCCACTTTTTCTGTCACTGTAGCAAAGCACAAACATCCAATAGTTCTTAGGTGTGCCATATTAGGTGATCTTTTATGAAAAACCTCATTTGGAGATTTCCCTGCTAGAACTGAAGAAGGCAGTCGATTAATAAGGTATGTTGCAGCtagtacacaatctccccagaaTTGCAAAGGAATGTTGCCTTGAAATCTCCGAGCCCTTGCCACCTCCAGGACATGCCTATGCCTTCTTTCTACTACTCTATTTTGCTGTGGAGTGTGTGGACAACTGCTTTGATGCAAAATACCATTATCTATCAAATAATCTTGACATTTATGACTAAAAAACTCTGCACCATTGTCAGTTCTTAGCACCTTGACATTCCTGCCAAATTGTGTATATACCATTTTAAGAAAGGATTTTAGCACAATAACAGTATCACTTTTCAATTT
Coding sequences:
- the LOC138874160 gene encoding uncharacterized mitochondrial protein AtMg00810-like, translated to MIQEAKITLHKAFKIKDLGNLKYFLGIEVCRSAKGILLCQRKYALELGAKQKEFFYEELGLSGAKPVITPIEQNKRLTTVEYDEHCHLDNNPTLEDVRSYRRLIGKFLYLTLTRPDIAYSVQTLSQFMQASKQSHLEAAYRVVRYVKNELGLGILMSAVGDMTLSAHCDADWRSCPNSRKSVTGYLVKFGGSVIS